From Paenibacillus sp. PvR098:
CATCCTGCAATTGGGGGTTCGAATTATGAACCCTCTCAAGGTAGTAATTAGGCACTCGCGGACTCAAATGATGGATGTGATGAAAGCCGATATTTCCGGTCATCCAGTGAAGGACTCTGGGCAGCTTGTAGAAGGAGCTTCCCTGCAGGGCTGCTTTTACGTAATCCCAATTCTCTTCAGTTTCATAGTACGTTTCCTCAAACTGGTGCTGGACATAAAAGAGCCAGATTCCGGCTATGCCTGATACTAGAAAAATCGGACCTTGAATAAGAAGAAACTCCTGCCAGCCTATGGCCCAGCAGAGCAATCCCGAAATCCCAACGATACCGAGGTTCGTGATGTACGTATTGATCCGTTCCTTCATCCCCGCGCGTTTGCGGTTAAAACGGTAATCAATAAGAAAAATGTAGATCGGTCCTATGCCAAACATGAATATAGGGTTCCGGTACAGCCGATAGACCATCCGTTTCAGCCATGACGAGGACAAATACTCTTCCACCGTTAGCGTCCAGATATCTCCTGTTCCACGTTTACTCAAGTTCCCGCTGGTAGCGTGATGAACCGTGTGGCTGTGTCTCCATTGGAGATAGGGGCAGCAGGTAAGAATCCCGGTTATCGTTCCGACAATTTCATTGGCCATCCGATTTTTGAAGAAGGATTTATGGCAGCAATCGTGAAAAATAATAAAAATCCGGACCAGAAACCCGCCGGCAACCACGGTCACCGCAAGCGTAAGCAAATACGAAATCGATAGACTCCAATAAGCGAGATACCAGAGCAGAAAAAACGGCCCTACCGTATTGATGATCTGCCACACACTGTAATTCATATGCGGTCTTTCGTAAACTGCAATATTCTCCCGCCAACTGTCTTTTTGTCCCTCGTGCTGTAGGTCTGTAATATAAATCCCTCTCTCTTCATCACTTATCTCTATTATAATAGGAATTGAAACTGATTTCACTAGGCAAATAATTCATTCCAATCTATATACTACGTTAGATTTCGAGAAAGGTTTCATTTATTTTTTTTAACTCTTTAAGAGGGTCGTGTGAATTCACAGAATAACCTTACTTTTTAGTCATTTTACGGGTGTACAAAAGAAAAACCGCTGGAGATTGCTCCAGCAGTCAGGGATTCTACTTTTCTTGATGGGCATAACTGGAAGATATATAATTTGAGTTGATATTATATGTTATATGTATCAATGGAAAGGGGTAATCCACGATGGAGCTTCGACAGCTGCAATATTTTCTCACGGTAGCGGAAGAATTAAATTTCAGCCGCGCGGCGGAGCGTCTTCAAATCACGCAGCCACCCCTAAGCTTACAAATTCAAAATTTAGAGAGGGAGTTAGGTTTTCCTCTGTTTTACCGAACCAATCGGCATGTGGAATTAACGGATGCGGGAAAAGTATTCGCCGATGAGGTTCGCAAAATGCTGGACTATCTGAGCCGTGCCGTCGAGAACGCCAAGCGTACCCATCACGGTGAAATTGGCAAGCTGACGGTAGGTTTTGTCGGTTCTGCCACATACGACATTCTTCCTGTCGTTCTGCGGGAGTTTCGCAGTCTGTATCCGAATGTCCAAGTACATCTTATTGAATTACCGACACCAAAACAGATTGAAGCGTTACGGGAAGATGAAATCGATGTAGGCGTGTTAAGACCGCCTGTTCATGACGAAGAGATTCATACCGAAATCGTCTCTTCAGTCCCTTGCGTGCTGGCCGTTCCAAAGCAGCATCCGCTTGTTCACAGTAAGAATATTTCTCTTGGAAATCTGACTCCCTATCCTTTTGTCATGTTGTCCAGGAAAACATGGGCGGGTCTTTATGATGAAATCTTGGGCTTATGTAACCCTACTATCCAGCAGGAAGCCTTCGAGTTCCAAACGGTGATCGGTTTGGTTGCCGCGGGAATGGGGATCGCCGTGGTGCCCCAATCAGCCATGAATTTGCATACCCAGCATGTGGATTACATTGATCTTAAAGATCAATTACCTGTAGCTTCCATGGGCGTTTCATGGCGCCGTAATGATCAATCCCCTCTGGTGAAAACCTTTGTCGAGATCGCCATGGAAATGGGTTGATATGCTTTATTTTTTAATTTGAATCTTACCCGGATTCCCCATAACCAATGTTCTCGGAGGTATGACTTTACCCTGCGTAATTAAGCTGTTAGCGGCAATCAAGGCTTCTTCACCGATAACAGAGGGAAATCCTTGTTATCGGATTTCCCTCTGCACGGTTTGGATGATTTGGTCCACCAAGGCTTTCGCATCATTCGCTTCAATGGTTGTTAGCTGAATCCGGCAAAATGGTTTCACTCTGCATTGCAAGCAGCGTCTGAAGCAATCGACGACGGCAACGCTCACATCACCTTGGTAATCCCGCCTAAGAATGTCTATGGCCTCGCTGGTCCCGGCTGATTTGATGTTCCGTTCACAAAACTTAGCCACTCTCATTCCTATTTCTCCCTATCCTAGAAAATCTCTCTTAGGCTGATTCTCTTCTTATTGATCGTAATGGGTAAACTGGATGTCCAAGGTACGAAGATAGGTTTGAAGACCCGCGTCTTGAATCGGGATAATATATGCAGGCTCCCCGGATTCATTGTGATGAGAATGCCACAGACCCGGAGGAGTTACAAAAGCCTTTCCTGTCTCCCATTCAACACGAATAGGATCGATGATTTTCGCGGTAACAGGATCAATCTTATCGCCAACCAACGTGTAAGTGCCTGGTGCAGCGTAAGCTACGAAATCAAGAGCTACCGATTTATGGCTGTGAGGAGCTTGATTGGCTCCTACGGGAACGATGCCTAGCATTGCCCATAGCACATGCGTAATCGTCAAGGTCTGGTCGAATTTCTGGTTATTTAGCAAAATGGAGATACGATTTTTCAAATGAGCATCCGGAGCATTAGCTACCTCTGCCAATTTGGCATTGGCTTCTTCAGCAGTAAAGAGGGTCGGTTCGAAACGCTTTTCTGTTGCTTTGGCTCCTAGATAATTAAGAAGCGGAGTATCTAGAATGTAGTAGATCGTCGTATCTTCCGTCGCGGTATGACGGCTGTTCGATCCGGTAGGAAGAGTCATGAAGTCGCCTTTCTTCCAGCTGATCGTTTCACCGTTTAGCTCCGTTCTGCCTGCACCAGAAATAATGTAGTATAGCTCACTGGTGGCATTAGGCTGCGTGGAGATTGAATCTCCAGTATTGATACGAATAAAATGAGCAAGGAGCGACGGACTTGTCGCCGGATATTCCGTTCTCAAATCACTGGAAAGATCCAACGGTATGAAACGAGTGATTCCTGAATTGTATAAGTCGGGTGAAAATTCTTTAGTAGGGATCGGACTAATGATACCGCTTCCAATCGGATCGGCTGCAGTTGTATATTCATAGAACCGAGCATCCCCTGTCCAATTTTCGTTTACGGTACCAATAGATAAATTTCCTGGCTGTGCAGTTTTCGTCATGTACAAAACCTCCTGCCAATTTTTATATACCTATCGTAACTTTATTCATAGAAATTGTACAATATATAATTTGTATTATTATGATATGCTTTGTGTATAACCGAGCAGCCGCTTTAGCAACCCCTACATCAGAAGCTGACATTATTTTGTACTTCCTTTCATTGTTTACCTTGCTATGAACATAGCAAGGTGCAGTCACGTCTAATACACACCAACTAGCAACTTTTTTCAATATTAAAAAGCCAGCCAGTAATATATACCGGCCGGCTTCAAGTCCATTTGTAATGATTAGGATTCAACAAGTTTAACTCGCAAACCATGTCCCTTAAGCACTTCTATCATGGCTTTCTTTGCTTCTTCCTCATCCGGTCCGTGAACATGAAGCTCATGTTCTCCGGAGTCCGCAAGCGTAGTGTACAACCCGAGAAGGCTTTTGGCATCAACGAACTTGTTGTTGTACTTTAATACAATGGAAGATTTGAAATTATTCGCGGCTTGGACAATCCTTACCATTGTTTCTGCATGATTCACCATAACCATTACCTCCCGCATGGAATTAGTAGACCTGATCATATTATATCATACTTCACTTCATTCCACTTCAATATAGCGGCTTAATTCAAAATTATTCATCCCGTTCAGCCTTTCAGTTTAATCGTACATTCTCCAAGGCTGTGTTCATCCCATACTAAGGACAGCTGGTCGCCGTCCGAAATGGGCCCTACTCCTTCCGGAGTCCCGGTAAAGATAATATCCCCTTCTCCGAGACCAAAGTGAAGCGCAGAAAAATCGATGATGGTTTGCAAATCAAAAATCATATGTTGGATATTGCCGAGCTGAACCTGCTCCCCATTTTTCAATAGAGCAAAATCACCTTTTTTACACGCTTCTACACCTGGGAAAGCTATAAACGGGCTCAGCACCGCAGAGTTCGGAAAGCCTTTGGCCAAGAGCCAAGGATAGCTTTTTTTCTTCAGTTCGCTTTGGACGTCACGCAGGGTAAAGTCAATGCCCACGGCTAAGCCATCCACAATATCATCCACCTTCATACCTTGTTCATACGGTTTGCCTATTCGGACGACCAATTCCACTTCAAAATGAACAGAGCCGCGATCCCCTGGCAGGATAACCTCCTGCCCCTTAGCCTCTACAAGGGCATGAGTAGGTTTAGAAAACAGGAATGGAGATGTGGGAACATCATTGTGCAATTCCTTTGCAT
This genomic window contains:
- a CDS encoding fatty acid desaturase; translated protein: MNYSVWQIINTVGPFFLLWYLAYWSLSISYLLTLAVTVVAGGFLVRIFIIFHDCCHKSFFKNRMANEIVGTITGILTCCPYLQWRHSHTVHHATSGNLSKRGTGDIWTLTVEEYLSSSWLKRMVYRLYRNPIFMFGIGPIYIFLIDYRFNRKRAGMKERINTYITNLGIVGISGLLCWAIGWQEFLLIQGPIFLVSGIAGIWLFYVQHQFEETYYETEENWDYVKAALQGSSFYKLPRVLHWMTGNIGFHHIHHLSPRVPNYYLERVHNSNPQLQDVQTITLRSSLQSLRFRIWDEDTKRFIGFRDIKRLSDKARQYSINKMEV
- a CDS encoding LysR family transcriptional regulator encodes the protein MELRQLQYFLTVAEELNFSRAAERLQITQPPLSLQIQNLERELGFPLFYRTNRHVELTDAGKVFADEVRKMLDYLSRAVENAKRTHHGEIGKLTVGFVGSATYDILPVVLREFRSLYPNVQVHLIELPTPKQIEALREDEIDVGVLRPPVHDEEIHTEIVSSVPCVLAVPKQHPLVHSKNISLGNLTPYPFVMLSRKTWAGLYDEILGLCNPTIQQEAFEFQTVIGLVAAGMGIAVVPQSAMNLHTQHVDYIDLKDQLPVASMGVSWRRNDQSPLVKTFVEIAMEMG
- a CDS encoding DUF1450 domain-containing protein, whose protein sequence is MRVAKFCERNIKSAGTSEAIDILRRDYQGDVSVAVVDCFRRCLQCRVKPFCRIQLTTIEANDAKALVDQIIQTVQREIR
- a CDS encoding cupin yields the protein MTKTAQPGNLSIGTVNENWTGDARFYEYTTAADPIGSGIISPIPTKEFSPDLYNSGITRFIPLDLSSDLRTEYPATSPSLLAHFIRINTGDSISTQPNATSELYYIISGAGRTELNGETISWKKGDFMTLPTGSNSRHTATEDTTIYYILDTPLLNYLGAKATEKRFEPTLFTAEEANAKLAEVANAPDAHLKNRISILLNNQKFDQTLTITHVLWAMLGIVPVGANQAPHSHKSVALDFVAYAAPGTYTLVGDKIDPVTAKIIDPIRVEWETGKAFVTPPGLWHSHHNESGEPAYIIPIQDAGLQTYLRTLDIQFTHYDQ
- a CDS encoding HPr family phosphocarrier protein; amino-acid sequence: MVNHAETMVRIVQAANNFKSSIVLKYNNKFVDAKSLLGLYTTLADSGEHELHVHGPDEEEAKKAMIEVLKGHGLRVKLVES
- a CDS encoding fumarylacetoacetate hydrolase family protein, with amino-acid sequence MNSIRNIYCIGRNYVLHAKELHNDVPTSPFLFSKPTHALVEAKGQEVILPGDRGSVHFEVELVVRIGKPYEQGMKVDDIVDGLAVGIDFTLRDVQSELKKKSYPWLLAKGFPNSAVLSPFIAFPGVEACKKGDFALLKNGEQVQLGNIQHMIFDLQTIIDFSALHFGLGEGDIIFTGTPEGVGPISDGDQLSLVWDEHSLGECTIKLKG